The Oscarella lobularis chromosome 8, ooOscLobu1.1, whole genome shotgun sequence nucleotide sequence CGGAAAGTCGGCGCAACTTCTAGCAGGCGAATCGCACGTTTCCCCCGCCAATCCCAAAGGGCATAAACATCTCGCAAACGAGCCGTCGTCCTCGacgcacgttccgccgttacgacacgtcgacgacgagcaacgtcgcgtcgtttccatCTCGCACAGACGACCGCCGTAGCCGGCGGGACAAACGCATCGAAAATCGCCGATCAAATCGACGCAAGTCGCTCCATTCGAACAGGGCGTCGACACGCACTCGCGATGCTCTCTCTCGCATCGATCGCCGAAATAGCCGACCGGGCAGAAGCACTCGTACTCGTACGGATCGGCCAGTTCTCGACAGATGCCCCCGTTCAGACACGGCGATCCAAAGCAGCCGCGCAATCGCGTTTCGCACATTCGCCCCGTGTATCCGTCGGCGCAGCGGCACGCAAACGAACCGGGAACGTTGACGCAGACGGCGCCGTTCAGACACGGCTCCGACTGGCACTCGTCGTAATCTTTCTCGCAATTTAGCCCATAGAAACCGGGCACACAGAAACACGTAtagccgacgccgacgacgctgcGACACAGGGCTCCGTTCTCGCACGGATTCGACCGGCAAAAGTCGATCTCGTCGGCGCAGAAATCGCCCTCGTATCCGAACGGACAAACGCACGAATAACGAGCGACATCGTCGACGCAAGTCGCGTTCGCCGcgcacggattcgacgcgcattcgtcgatctgCGCTTCGcactcgtcgccgacgtatccGACGGCGCAACGACATCGATATCGCGTCGGACCGTCGTCGCACGTCGCGCCGTTTCGACAGGGATTCGAAAGGCAGAAGTCGATTTTGCTTTCGCACTCCCGACCCGTGAACGAAGCGTCGCAAACGCATTCgtacgcgtcgacgagatcgacgcacgtcgcgccgtttcgacacggcgacgagacgcacTCGCGTATCTCCGCCTCGCATCGTCGTCCCGAGTAGCCGGCTTCGCACAGACACGCGTAtcccgtcggcgacgtcgcgcacGTCGCGTTGTTACGGCACGGCGAGGATAGGCAGTGATCGATCTCCGTCTCGCAAACGATTCCCGTGTAGCCGACGGCGCAGAGACaagcgaaacgattcgacgcgtcgacgcaGGTCGCGTTGTTGcgacacggcgacgattcgcattcgtcgacgtcgacgtcgcaccGAGAACCGGTTCGGCCCTCTTCGCACGTGCAATCGAATccgtcgagacgatcgacgcacgtcgacgcgccgtaacacggcgacgattcgcattcgtcgatttccgtcTCGCAAAGGTAGCCGGTGAATCCGCGACGGCACGCGCAATCGGCTCCgccgatcgcgtcgacgcacgtggcGTTATTTAGACACGGATTTGAAATgcagtcgtcgatttccgtcTCGCATTGCTTACCCGTGTAGGCGTCCGAACAAATgcagagaaaacgattcggCAAGTCGAGACATCGACCGCCGTACtgacacggcgacgagagacACTCGTCGAAATCCGTTTCACAATTCCTTCCCGATATTCCGAGCGGGCAAACGCAAATGTAACCGACGCCGGGCGACGGTTGGAAACAATagccgccgttctgacagggacgcgacgcgcactcgtcgacgtcgacctCGCAATCGACGCCGGTAAAACCCCGTCGGCACGCGCATCGATAtttgccgacgtcgtcgctgcacgtgccgccgttttgacacggcgacgacgcgcactcgtcgatctCCGAATCGCAATGCCGTCCGTCGTAACCCGACGGACAATCGCACGCGTACGAACCGAATAGATCGCGACACGTACCGTTATTTCGACACGGTTCGAAggcgcattcgtcgacgttcgcctCGCAGTATCGACCCGTGAAACCGATCGCGCAACTGCAGACGAAATCGTTTACCAAATCGACGCACGTCGCGTTGTTCtcgcacgccgtcgtcgtcgtcgtctcgcactcgtcgacgtccgtctCGCAGACGGCGCCCGTGTATCCGTTGACGCACGTGCACGCGTAACcgttcgcctcgtcgacgcacgtgccgtcgttttggcacggcgacgacgcgcactcgtcgatttcgctctCGCAATCGTCTCCCGTAAAACCGTCGCTGCACGTGCAACGATAGCCGGCGATTTCGTCCACGCACGTCGCGTTGTTttcgcacggcgacgacgcgcactcgtcgacgtctgctTCGCACTGAACGCCTGTATATCCGATAGAACATCGACAGGAATAGTATCCCACGTGGTCGCTGCACGTGccgtcgttttgacagggagcCGACGtgcactcgtcgatttcgttctcGCAATCATCTCCCGTAAAACCGTTGTTGCACGTGCAACGATAACCGGCAATTTCATCAACGCACGTGCCTCCGTTTTTACACGGCaacgacgcgcactcgttcACGTTCGTTTCGCACTGAACGCCGGTATATCCGACGGAACACTGACAGGAGTAGTATCCCACGTGGTTGTGACACATACCAGAATTTTGACAAGGAGATGATTGGCATTCGTTTACTTCCACTTCGCACTGAACGCCCGCGTATCCGGACGTACAACGACAGTAAAAACCGGCTTGCTGATCGACGCACGTCGCATTGTGACGACACGGATTCGATCCGCATTCGTTGcgattcgtctcgcaattGACGCCGAACCAGCCGACGTCGCAATCGCACTCGAACCGATTTTCCCCGTCGCGACAGGTCCCGTTATTCTGACACGGTCCGGaagcgcactcgtcgacgtccgtctCGCAGACGACGCCCGCGTATCCGCCGACACACGCGCACGCGTAGCCGTTCACCGCGTCGctgcacgtgccgccgtttcgacacggcgacgacgcgcactcgtcgacgttcgtctcgcagtcgtcgccgacgaatccGTCGCGACACGAACACGCGTagccggcgacgaaatcgctgcaatttccgtcgttcgcgcacggcgacgacgcgcactcgtcgacgtccgtttcgcagtcgtcgccgacgaatccGTCGCGACACGAGCACGCGTAGCCGGCGACGCGATCCGTGCAATTGCCGCCGTTgcgacacggcgacgacgcgcactcgtcgacgtccgctTCGCATCGAAGTCCCGCGAAACCGGTCGCACACGAACACGCGtaaccgtcgacgtcgtcgacgcacgtgccggCGTTggcgcacggcgacgacgcacattcgtcgacaTTTGTTTGACAGTGAGTTCCCGTATATCCGGTCGTACAACGGCATCGATAGCCgccgatgtcgtcgtcgcacgtcgCGCCGTTCAAACAGGGActcgacgcgcactcgtctgCATTCGACTCGCAGTTACTTCCCGTAAAGCCGACGACGCACGTGCACGCGtagccgtcgacgtcgtcgacgcacgtgccgtcgtttgcacacggcgacgaagcgcattcgtcgatgtttGTTTGACAGTGCATTCCCGTGTATCCGGCCGTACAACGGCATCGATAtccgccgatttcgtcgtcgcacgtcgCGCCGTTTAGGCAAGGATttgacgcgcactcgtcaacgttcgtctcgcagtgAGTCGACGTGAATCCCGGCGGACACAAACAGTTATAACCGCCAATAAAATCGCGACAGGATccgccgttttgacacggATTCGATAGGCAATAATCGATACTCGTTTCACAGTGTGATCCGGTGAAGTGAGCCGAACAAGAGCACGCGTATCcgttgacgccgtcgacgcagtTGCCCCCGTTCAAACACGGTCCCGATTGACATTCATCGGCGTTTGTCTCGCAGACCTTTCCCGTGTAGCCGACGACGCACACGCattcgaaatcgccgtcgagatTGACGCACGTTCCCCCGTTTCGACATGGAGCGAAATTGCACTCGTTGATGTCCGTCTCGCATCGCGCGCCCGTGTAACCCGCCGAACAGTTGCAGTAGAATCCGCCGACAAGATCGACGCAgagcgcgttcgacgaacaGTCGTCGTGAAGGCAGTCGTTGAAGTTGACGTCGCAATGCGTTCCCAGATAGCCGTTATCGCAAAAGCACTCAAACCCGCCGACTTTGTCCACGCAGGGTCCGTGAACGCACGGATTCGATTCGCACTCGTTCACGTTGATTTCGCAGTGCGCTCCCGTCCAACCGGACGCACAATTACATCTATAGCTATTGATCCAATCGACGCACGTTCCGTTATTTTGACACGGATTCGACTCGCACTCGTTTAGGTTCGTCTCGCAGCGATCGCCCGTGAAACCTGACTCGCACACGCAAACCGTGCCGCCGACTTCGAGGACGTCCTCACAAATGGCCCAATTGAGACAGgcggccgtcgacggcgatctgCACAGCTGTCGCTTCTCGCAGCGAAATCCGCCCAGCGCCGACGGACAATCGCACGTGTATCCATACGCGTGATCGATGCACGCGCCCGGTTGCcgacacggcgacgacgcgcattcgtcgatgtacGTCTCGCACTGAGAGCCCGTATATCCGATAGGACATCGACACgagaacgcgtcgacgacgtcg carries:
- the LOC136190273 gene encoding neurogenic locus Notch protein-like; its protein translation is MKLGGVPMAKCLSFLAVAALFRLTQGQCTNRSCLNDGTCVEAPSAPPGMPVSETCLCPPRFTGPRCETATTDDCASSPCQNGGTCVDEANGFRCECPRAWTGPACNIDVDECVVDVPCIRGTCRNLAGAYECLCPCGWGGQNCSLVVSECDSNPCLNGAACRQANSGTCYACSCQAGWTGRRCEINVDDCASIPCVNGGTCTDLVDGYACNCSSGYAGRQCHVDVDECASSPCANGGTCNDVVDAFSCRCPIGYTGSQCETYIDECASSPCRQPGACIDHAYGYTCDCPSALGGFRCEKRQLCRSPSTAACLNWAICEDVLEVGGTVCVCESGFTGDRCETNLNECESNPCQNNGTCVDWINSYRCNCASGWTGAHCEINVNECESNPCVHGPCVDKVGGFECFCDNGYLGTHCDVNFNDCLHDDCSSNALCVDLVGGFYCNCSAGYTGARCETDINECNFAPCRNGGTCVNLDGDFECVCVVGYTGKVCETNADECQSGPCLNGGNCVDGVNGYACSCSAHFTGSHCETSIDYCLSNPCQNGGSCRDFIGGYNCLCPPGFTSTHCETNVDECASNPCLNGATCDDEIGGYRCRCTAGYTGMHCQTNIDECASSPCANDGTCVDDVDGYACTCVVGFTGSNCESNADECASSPCLNGATCDDDIGGYRCRCTTGYTGTHCQTNVDECASSPCANAGTCVDDVDGYACSCATGFAGLRCEADVDECASSPCRNGGNCTDRVAGYACSCRDGFVGDDCETDVDECASSPCANDGNCSDFVAGYACSCRDGFVGDDCETNVDECASSPCRNGGTCSDAVNGYACACVGGYAGVVCETDVDECASGPCQNNGTCRDGENRFECDCDVGWFGVNCETNRNECGSNPCRHNATCVDQQAGFYCRCTSGYAGVQCEVEVNECQSSPCQNSGMCHNHVGYYSCQCSVGYTGVQCETNVNECASLPCKNGGTCVDEIAGYRCTCNNGFTGDDCENEIDECTSAPCQNDGTCSDHVGYYSCRCSIGYTGVQCEADVDECASSPCENNATCVDEIAGYRCTCSDGFTGDDCESEIDECASSPCQNDGTCVDEANGYACTCVNGYTGAVCETDVDECETTTTTACENNATCVDLVNDFVCSCAIGFTGRYCEANVDECAFEPCRNNGTCRDLFGSYACDCPSGYDGRHCDSEIDECASSPCQNGGTCSDDVGKYRCACRRGFTGVDCEVDVDECASRPCQNGGYCFQPSPGVGYICVCPLGISGRNCETDFDECLSSPCQYGGRCLDLPNRFLCICSDAYTGKQCETEIDDCISNPCLNNATCVDAIGGADCACRRGFTGYLCETEIDECESSPCYGASTCVDRLDGFDCTCEEGRTGSRCDVDVDECESSPCRNNATCVDASNRFACLCAVGYTGIVCETEIDHCLSSPCRNNATCATSPTGYACLCEAGYSGRRCEAEIRECVSSPCRNGATCVDLVDAYECVCDASFTGRECESKIDFCLSNPCRNGATCDDGPTRYRCRCAVGYVGDECEAQIDECASNPCAANATCVDDVARYSCVCPFGYEGDFCADEIDFCRSNPCENGALCRSVVGVGYTCFCVPGFYGLNCEKDYDECQSEPCLNGAVCVNVPGSFACRCADGYTGRMCETRLRGCFGSPCLNGGICRELADPYEYECFCPVGYFGDRCEREHRECVSTPCSNGATCVDLIGDFRCVCPAGYGGRLCEMETTRRCSSSTCRNGGTCVEDDGSFARCLCPLGLAGETCDSPARSCADFPCVNGGSCTNTTDGFDCLCPFNFSGKYCQDRITITVPYVNVSGFLSFPSIRSTKETKLSLKFYSDSTNGLIFYTGPSALQSRGDFLAVGLSEGYVELRFDLGSGVTVLKSETKILLGQWHTIEITRESNQLASLALDGDDYVESSSIGPLTILNVPYGVYLGAKEEGIPGYVGFADSFAGCVSHLELQGNTLDVNRDLVKGAGVIDCPRQTPCDYDPCENGGSCFNADADRYRCQCAKGYAGVNCEHEITACYLAGLGCANGGECRNASDGPRCVCLYDSKRKLAYTGKTCSERESLGDVYFDEYGSLYFFSKAFVSGRAVTAVNLSFKTTQLSGLILFNGDMTGDFYSIGLENGRVRFSFDLGSGIRSIVSGVFVSDGDFHNVSIIRIRNVANMTVDGKDLQTGQSRTGTSMLNANGKLYVGGAQDIVRYTRGLYATGFNGCLANSVVLQSTTKLDLRFANEGRGVQNCN